ATTATGAATACCAAAGATGAAATTTATCATTGCTTCGCCTCCACCCTAATTATCACTAACAGTGATATCATACCTGACAATATAAATACTTTACGTTCAAACAAATAGCTAGAAATTTAAAGAGCAAATTTTCTAAAGACATAAAGCGTTATGGCAACTGCTAATTGATTTGAAAAATTATCATCTGGTGGCAATTCATAAAATTCTGCCAGAGTTCCAGCTAATGCTCCAATTATTGCGTGAGGGATATCTATTAGAGGAATTAAAATCAGAAGAGCGGTTAGGAAGTAAGCTAAGCTTCCTTCAATGCTTTTACCATTCTTAAAGCGG
Above is a window of Thermococcus sp. 21S9 DNA encoding:
- a CDS encoding diacylglycerol/polyprenol kinase family protein; amino-acid sequence: IIVYFFPEDIAIGSIAVATLGDAIAAIIGKPFGKHRFKNGKSIEGSLAYFLTALLILIPLIDIPHAIIGALAGTLAEFYELPPDDNFSNQLAVAITLYVFRKFAL